One region of Hoeflea sp. 108 genomic DNA includes:
- a CDS encoding gamma-glutamyltransferase, with protein sequence MAEMNDPANGVRGQNAMVATGHPLAARTAIDMLAAGGSAVDAAIAADAILGVVEPMATGIGGDLLAMLVEPDGRGTSYNGTGRAPAALTADILERLPNRRIPERHALSVTVPGAVRGWFDLHMRHGRLPMAQLLAPAVALAAGGFEVLPIAAREWALFEPIIKGDAAAAAMYSSGNAPRAGERFANPELAKVLQAIAADGPDTFYLGDAAQRAAAANQACGGVLSAGDFAAHRGDFGEPLRRSFRGLTMLECPPNTHGVAVLDALEELDALPLERDDPGTTLAMVQAVGRALAHAKETVADPAGNTVCTVVVDSDGLAVTLMSSIFKRFGSGIGVPGHGFVLQNRGFGFSEPGHINGPGPSKRAYHTVVPAAALKDGRFHCGFGVVGGAMQPQGHVQMMVRLAAWNEKLQAAIDAPRWRLEGAKQLAIEPGTPDRIARALRDAGYTDPEGAGELGGRSDFGGAQFVLRDADGSLLGGSDKRKDGLALGA encoded by the coding sequence ATGGCTGAGATGAACGATCCGGCGAACGGCGTACGTGGCCAGAACGCGATGGTGGCGACAGGCCATCCGCTGGCGGCGCGCACGGCAATCGACATGCTGGCGGCCGGCGGCTCGGCGGTCGATGCGGCGATCGCGGCCGACGCCATCCTCGGGGTGGTCGAGCCGATGGCAACAGGCATCGGCGGCGACCTCTTGGCCATGCTGGTCGAGCCCGATGGCCGTGGCACAAGCTACAACGGCACCGGCCGGGCGCCGGCGGCGCTGACCGCCGATATCTTGGAGCGGCTGCCCAACCGGCGCATCCCCGAACGACACGCCCTGTCAGTGACCGTACCAGGTGCCGTGCGCGGCTGGTTCGACCTGCATATGCGCCACGGCCGGTTGCCGATGGCGCAGCTGCTGGCGCCTGCCGTCGCGCTTGCCGCCGGCGGCTTCGAGGTGCTGCCCATTGCGGCGCGCGAATGGGCGCTGTTCGAACCGATCATCAAGGGCGATGCGGCCGCGGCCGCCATGTACAGTTCAGGCAACGCGCCGCGCGCGGGCGAACGCTTCGCCAATCCCGAACTGGCGAAAGTCCTGCAGGCTATCGCAGCCGACGGACCCGATACCTTCTATCTCGGCGACGCGGCGCAGCGCGCAGCTGCCGCCAATCAGGCATGCGGCGGCGTGCTGTCCGCAGGAGACTTCGCCGCCCATCGCGGCGATTTCGGCGAGCCGCTGCGTCGGAGCTTTCGCGGGCTGACCATGCTTGAATGCCCGCCCAACACCCATGGCGTGGCAGTGCTTGACGCGCTGGAGGAACTGGACGCCCTGCCGCTGGAACGTGACGACCCCGGCACCACGCTTGCCATGGTGCAGGCGGTGGGCCGGGCGCTGGCGCATGCCAAGGAGACGGTGGCCGATCCAGCCGGGAATACAGTGTGCACCGTGGTCGTCGACAGCGACGGCCTGGCGGTGACGCTGATGAGCAGCATCTTCAAACGCTTCGGCTCAGGCATCGGCGTGCCGGGTCATGGCTTCGTGCTTCAGAACCGTGGCTTTGGCTTTTCGGAACCGGGACATATCAACGGGCCGGGACCGTCGAAGCGCGCCTATCATACGGTCGTGCCGGCGGCAGCGCTGAAGGACGGCCGTTTCCACTGCGGCTTCGGCGTGGTGGGAGGGGCAATGCAGCCGCAGGGCCATGTGCAGATGATGGTGCGGCTGGCGGCCTGGAACGAGAAGCTCCAGGCGGCAATCGATGCGCCGCGCTGGCGGCTGGAAGGCGCGAAGCAACTGGCGATCGAGCCGGGCACGCCCGACAGGATCGCACGCGCCCTGCGCGACGCCGGCTACACCGACCCGGAAGGTGCTGGCGAGCTTGGTGGGCGCAGCGATTTCGGCGGCGCGCAGTTCGTGCTGCGCGACGCGGACGGCAGCTTGCTCGGCGGTTCGGACAAACGCAAAGACGGGCTAGCTCTGGGCGCGTGA